GGGGTGTATGTTCCTGCCGATATTTATGCCCGCTTTTTACGATTGCAAGGTAAGGATGTAGCGTTTATCTGCGGAAGCGATGAGCATGGTGCCGCGATACCTATGAAAGCGAAAAAAGAAGGTAGTACACCGCAGGAGGTTATTGATAAGTATAACGGTATAATTAAACAATCGTTTGAAGATTTCGGAATATCGTTTGATAATTACTCGCGTACTTCCTCAAAAATACATCACGATACAGCATCAGCATTTTTTAAGAAGATGTATGATGATGGTAAGTTTATTGAAGAAGTAACAGAACAATTGTATGATGAGCAAGCCAATCAGTTTCTTGCTGATCGTTTTGTAATGGGTACCTGTCCAAATTGTGGTAACGAAGAGGCGTATGGCGACCAATGCGAGAAATGTGGATCATCATTAAATGCTACCGATTTAATTAACCCAAAATCTACCATTACAGGTTCTAAACCCATAACAAAAAGCACCAAGCATTGGTTTTTACCTTTAAACGAGTACGATACCTTTTTACGTGAGTGGATACTAGGAGAACATAAAAAAGACTGGAAGCCTAACGTTTTAGGTCAGGTAAAATCGTGGTTGGACGATGGGTTGAAACCTCGTGCTGTAACCCGCGACCTCGATTGGGGTATTCCTGTACCTGTAGCGGGTGCAGATGGTAAAGTGCTTTATGTTTGGTTTGATGCACCGCTTGGGTATATATCGTCTACCAAAGAGTGGGCTGAGCGTGAAGGTAAAGATTGGGAATCCTACTGGAAAAGCGATGATACTAAATTGGTACACTTTATTGGGAAGGATAATATAGTATTTCACTGCATTATATTTCCAGCCATGCTAAAAGCAGAAGGCTCTTATATCTTACCCGATAACGTACCTGCCAATGAGTTTTTAAACCTGGAAGGCAAAAAATTATCAACATCTAAAAACTGGGCAGTTTGGCTGCACGAATATTTAGAGGATTTTCCAGAAAAGCAAGATGTATTGCGTTACACATTAACATCGAACGCACCAGAAACAAAAGACAACGATTTTACTTGGAAAGATTTTCAGGCACGTAATAACAATGAGCTTGTTGCCATATTTGGCAATTTTATTAATAGGGTAGTAGTACTTACTAACAAGTATTACGATGGCATTATACCAGCACCCAATACTTATACCGAAGTTGACGAGGCTACACTTGCCGAAATGAAAGCCTATCCTGCGGTTATAGCAAACAGCATAGAGCGTTACCGTTTTAGAGAAGCGCTTACGGAGTTGATGAACTTAGCCCGATTGGGGAATAAATACTTAGCCGACGAAGAGCCTTGGAAAGTAATTAAACAAGACCCTGAGCGTGTACAAACCCAAATGTATGTAGCCCTACAAATAGCAACCGCTTTGGCAGTACTTAGTGAGCCATTTTTACCCTTTACAGCAAACAAGCTAAAAAACATACTTAAACTGGACGAACGCCCTGAGCCTATTATAACTATGGGTATTGTAGACGAAACATTAAGTGTTAACGATGCTATTCGTGCGCATGTTACCCGTTGGGAAGATGTGGGTACCACTACCGATTTAATCCCGTCGGGGCATCATATAGGCGCAGCGGAGTTGCTTTTTGCAAAAATTGAAGATGAGGAAATACAAAAGCAAATAGATAAATTAGAGGCTACAAAAACGGCTAATGCTGCCGAAAACAAGAAAGCTGAACCACAAAAAGAACTAATCACTTTTGAGGATTTCGCTAAAATGGATATCCGAACAGGTACCATATTGGAGGCAGAAAAAATGCCCAAAGCCAATAAATTATTAATACTTAAAGTAGATACGGGTATTGATGT
The Flavobacterium litorale genome window above contains:
- the metG gene encoding methionine--tRNA ligase; its protein translation is MIQNPKRYTITAALPYTNGPIHIGHLAGVYVPADIYARFLRLQGKDVAFICGSDEHGAAIPMKAKKEGSTPQEVIDKYNGIIKQSFEDFGISFDNYSRTSSKIHHDTASAFFKKMYDDGKFIEEVTEQLYDEQANQFLADRFVMGTCPNCGNEEAYGDQCEKCGSSLNATDLINPKSTITGSKPITKSTKHWFLPLNEYDTFLREWILGEHKKDWKPNVLGQVKSWLDDGLKPRAVTRDLDWGIPVPVAGADGKVLYVWFDAPLGYISSTKEWAEREGKDWESYWKSDDTKLVHFIGKDNIVFHCIIFPAMLKAEGSYILPDNVPANEFLNLEGKKLSTSKNWAVWLHEYLEDFPEKQDVLRYTLTSNAPETKDNDFTWKDFQARNNNELVAIFGNFINRVVVLTNKYYDGIIPAPNTYTEVDEATLAEMKAYPAVIANSIERYRFREALTELMNLARLGNKYLADEEPWKVIKQDPERVQTQMYVALQIATALAVLSEPFLPFTANKLKNILKLDERPEPIITMGIVDETLSVNDAIRAHVTRWEDVGTTTDLIPSGHHIGAAELLFAKIEDEEIQKQIDKLEATKTANAAENKKAEPQKELITFEDFAKMDIRTGTILEAEKMPKANKLLILKVDTGIDVRTIVSGIAAHFKPEAIIGKRVTVLVNLAPRKLRGVESQGMILMTEDKQGKLVFVNPDTDGVANGEMIS